A section of the Salmo salar chromosome ssa05, Ssal_v3.1, whole genome shotgun sequence genome encodes:
- the LOC106604381 gene encoding neutral alpha-glucosidase AB isoform X2 translates to MGPLLVLWLAVFLSGTWAVDRGNFKTCDQSAFCKRQRALKPGQSPYRALLETLELTNTKLTLQLINDNNKVRLLLELYRLQGNMTRVKINELKPLKPRFEVPDVLINDPPTEPLSLLSQDENGVVLSLGADSQWLIVSAKPFRLDIMEGREVLLSLNSRGLLAFEHLRIRKDTKVDPEGAEKNEETDAANEPAEGEVCGRDEERSHTRTKTAKEDGMWEETFKSHTDNKPNGPSSISLDFSLPGVEHVYGIPEHADSLKLKTTDGGDPYRLFNLDVFQYELFNPMALYGAIPVMLSHSAQRTMGIFWLNAAETWVDISSNTAGKTVFGQMLDYVQGSSETPQTDVRWISESGIIDVFIMLGPTPTDVFSQYASLTGTQAFPPLSALAYHQCRWNYNDQEDVAAVDQGFDEHDIPYDFIWLDIEHTDGKRYFTWDPHKFPQPKDMLQGLIDKRRKMVTIVDPHIKVDSSYKIHNEIRSKGFYVKNKDGGDYEGWCWPGNSGYPDFTNPEMRAWWASMFAYDQYEGSMENMYTWNDMNEPSVFNGPEVTMHKDALHGNWENRDLHNLYGLYVQMATAEGLIERSGGVERPFVLTRAFFAGSQRYGAVWTGDNTAEWDHLKISIPMCLSLGLVGVSFCGADVGGFFKSPSTELLVRWYQTGAYQPFFRAHAHLDTPRREPWLFGPENTALIREAVRQRYALLPYWYQLFYHAHHSGQPVMRPLWVEYPHDTATFSTDDQFLLGRDLLVHPVTEEGASGVTAYLPGKGEVWFDVHTFQKYNGAQNLYIPVTISSIPVFQRGGSIIPRKARVRRSSSCMEHDPYTLFVALSPKRFAQGELYIDDGHTFNFDKQKQFIHRRLSFANNALSSRNLAPGSQFITPSWIEKIVILGASKPSKATLKTPDGKESLLEFEFDASMSVLTLRKPGVNAGVDWTVVLQ, encoded by the exons ATGGGGCCTCTGTTAGTGTTATGGCTGGCTGTCTTCCTCAGTGGGACCTGGGCGGTGGACCGTGGGAACTTCAAAACCTGTGACCAGAGTGCCTTCTGCAA GCGTCAGCGAGCGTTGAAGCCTGGCCAGTCCCCGTACAGAGCCCTGCTGGAGACCCTGGAGCTCACCAACACTAAACTCACACTGCAGCTCATCAATGACAACAACAAG GTGCGTCTGCTGCTCGAGCTCTATCGTCTCCAGGGCAACATGACCAGGGTGAAGATAAATGAGTTGAAGCCGCTGAAGCCTCGCTTTGAGGTCCCCGATGTGCTCATCAACGACCCTCCCACAGAGCC tcTGTCTCTCCTGTCGCAGGATGAGAATGGGGTGGTTCTGTCTTTGGGGGCAGACTCTCAGTGGCTGATCGTCAGCGCTAAACCGTTCCGATTGGACATCATGGAGGGGCGGGAGGTTCTTCTGTCACTTAATTCCCGTGGTCTGCTGGCCTTCGAGCACCTCCGGATCCGCAAGGATAC taagGTAGACCCAGAAGGAGCTGAGAAGAACGAAGAAACTGATGCTGCCAACGAACCGGCAGAAGGAGAGGTGTgtgggagggatgaagagagaagtCACACTAGAACCAAG ACGGCAAAGGAGGATGGAATGTGGGAGGAGACGTTCAAGTCGCACACAGACAACAAACCCAATG GCCCTTCCTCCATTAGTCTGGACTTCTCTCTGCCAGGGGTAGAGCACGTCTACGGCATCCCGGAACACGCAGATAGTCTTAAACTCAAAACCACTGA TGGAGGGGATCCATACCGGTTGTTTAACCTAGACGTGTTCCAGTATGAGCTGTTCAACCCCATGGCCCTGTACGGTGCCATCCCTGTCATGCTGTCCCACAGTGCACAGCGCACCATGGGCATCTTCTGGCTCAACGCTGCTGAGACCTGGGTGGACATCAGCTCCAACACTGCCGGCAAG ACTGTGTTTGGCCAGATGCTGGACTATGTTCAGGGTTCCAGTGAGACGCCACAGACAGACGTGCGTTGGATCTCAGAGAGCGGCATCATCGATGTCTTCATCATGCTGGGACCCACTCCCACTGATGTCTTCTCCCAGTACGCGTCACTCACAG GTACCCAGGCCTTCCCTCCCCTGTCTGCACTGGCCTACCACCAGTGCCGCTGGAACTACAATGACCAGGAGGATGTGGCGGCTGTGGACCAGGGCTTTGATGAGCACGACATCCCCTACGACTTTATCTGGCTGGACATAGAGCACACGGACGGCAAGCGCTACTTCACCTGGGACCCTCACAAGTTCCCCCAGCCCAAAGACATGCTGCAGGGCCTGATAGACAAGAGACGCAAG ATGGTGACCATTGTGGACCCCCACATCAAGGTGGACAGCAGCTACAAGATCCACAATGAGATACGCTCCAAAGGCTTCTACGTCAAAAACAAAGATGGTGGAGACTACGAGGGCTGGTGCTGGCCTG GTAATTCTGGTTACCCAGACTTTACCAACCCTGAGATGAGAGCTTGGTGGGCCAGCATGTTCGCCTACGATCAGTATGAG GGATCCATGGAGAACATGTATACATGGAACGATATGAACGAGCCGTCAGTGTTTAACGGACCCGAGGTCACCATGCATAAAGACGCCCTGCACGGGAACTGGGAGAACCGTGACCTCCACAACCTCTACGGACTCTATgtc cAAATGGCCACAGCAGAGGGTCTTATTGAGCGTTCAGGGGGAGTGGAGAGGCCGTTTGTCCTGACCAGAGCCTTCTTCGCTGGCTCCCAGCGCTACGGTGCTGTGTGGACAGGTGATAACACTGCTGAGTGGGACCATCTGAAGATCTCCATCCCCATGTGTCTCAGTCTGGGCCTGGTTGGTGTTTCTTTCTGTGGAG CTGATGTGGGTGGTTTCTTCAAGTCTCCCAGTACTGAGCTCCTGGTGCGTTGGTACCAGACGGGGGCGTACCAGCCGTTCTTCCGGGCCCATGCCCATCTGGACACCCCACGCAGGGAGCCCTGGCTGTTTGGCCCAGAGAACACTGCTCTGATCAGGGAGGCTGTCCGCCAGCGTTACGCCCTCCTGCCTTACTGGTACCAGCTGTTCTACCACGCCCACCACTCTGGCCAGCCTGTCATGAGACCTCTGTGGGTGGAGTATCCTCACGATACGGCCACGTTCTCCACGGATGACCAGTTCCTGCTTG GGAGAGATCTGCTGGTGCACCCTGTGACTGAGGAGGGGGCCAGTGGTGTTACTGCCTACCTGCCTGGAAAAGGAGAG GTCTGGTTTGACGTCCACACGTTCCAGAAATACAACGGAGCCCAGAACCTCTACATCCCTGTCACCATCAGCTCT ATTCCGGTATTTCAGCGCGGTGGTTCAATTATTCCCAGGAAGGCCCGGGTTCGAAGGTCATCATCCTGCATGGAACATGACCCCTACACCTTATTCGTTGCACTCAGCCCCAAG AGATTTGCCCAGGGCGAGCTCTACATAGACGACGGCCACACCTTCAACTTTGACAAACAGAAACAGTTCATCCACAGAAGACTTTCCTTTGCCAATAACGCCCTGTCCTCCAG AAACCTGGCCCCTGGTTCCCAGTTTATCACTCCCTCCTGGATTGAGAAGATTGTCATATTGGGGGCCAGTAAACCCAGCAAGGCCACTCTGAAGACTCCTG ATGGCAAGGAGAGTCTGCTGGAGTTTGAGTTTGATGCCTCTATGTCGGTGTTAACCCTTCGTAAGCCGGGCGTCAACGCAGGGGTGGACTGGACTGTGGTGCTTCAGTAA
- the LOC106604381 gene encoding neutral alpha-glucosidase AB isoform X1 → MAAFIVRMGPLLVLWLAVFLSGTWAVDRGNFKTCDQSAFCKRQRALKPGQSPYRALLETLELTNTKLTLQLINDNNKVRLLLELYRLQGNMTRVKINELKPLKPRFEVPDVLINDPPTEPLSLLSQDENGVVLSLGADSQWLIVSAKPFRLDIMEGREVLLSLNSRGLLAFEHLRIRKDTKVDPEGAEKNEETDAANEPAEGEVCGRDEERSHTRTKTAKEDGMWEETFKSHTDNKPNGPSSISLDFSLPGVEHVYGIPEHADSLKLKTTDGGDPYRLFNLDVFQYELFNPMALYGAIPVMLSHSAQRTMGIFWLNAAETWVDISSNTAGKTVFGQMLDYVQGSSETPQTDVRWISESGIIDVFIMLGPTPTDVFSQYASLTGTQAFPPLSALAYHQCRWNYNDQEDVAAVDQGFDEHDIPYDFIWLDIEHTDGKRYFTWDPHKFPQPKDMLQGLIDKRRKMVTIVDPHIKVDSSYKIHNEIRSKGFYVKNKDGGDYEGWCWPGNSGYPDFTNPEMRAWWASMFAYDQYEGSMENMYTWNDMNEPSVFNGPEVTMHKDALHGNWENRDLHNLYGLYVQMATAEGLIERSGGVERPFVLTRAFFAGSQRYGAVWTGDNTAEWDHLKISIPMCLSLGLVGVSFCGADVGGFFKSPSTELLVRWYQTGAYQPFFRAHAHLDTPRREPWLFGPENTALIREAVRQRYALLPYWYQLFYHAHHSGQPVMRPLWVEYPHDTATFSTDDQFLLGRDLLVHPVTEEGASGVTAYLPGKGEVWFDVHTFQKYNGAQNLYIPVTISSIPVFQRGGSIIPRKARVRRSSSCMEHDPYTLFVALSPKRFAQGELYIDDGHTFNFDKQKQFIHRRLSFANNALSSRNLAPGSQFITPSWIEKIVILGASKPSKATLKTPDGKESLLEFEFDASMSVLTLRKPGVNAGVDWTVVLQ, encoded by the exons ATGGCCGCCTTCATAGTAAG GATGGGGCCTCTGTTAGTGTTATGGCTGGCTGTCTTCCTCAGTGGGACCTGGGCGGTGGACCGTGGGAACTTCAAAACCTGTGACCAGAGTGCCTTCTGCAA GCGTCAGCGAGCGTTGAAGCCTGGCCAGTCCCCGTACAGAGCCCTGCTGGAGACCCTGGAGCTCACCAACACTAAACTCACACTGCAGCTCATCAATGACAACAACAAG GTGCGTCTGCTGCTCGAGCTCTATCGTCTCCAGGGCAACATGACCAGGGTGAAGATAAATGAGTTGAAGCCGCTGAAGCCTCGCTTTGAGGTCCCCGATGTGCTCATCAACGACCCTCCCACAGAGCC tcTGTCTCTCCTGTCGCAGGATGAGAATGGGGTGGTTCTGTCTTTGGGGGCAGACTCTCAGTGGCTGATCGTCAGCGCTAAACCGTTCCGATTGGACATCATGGAGGGGCGGGAGGTTCTTCTGTCACTTAATTCCCGTGGTCTGCTGGCCTTCGAGCACCTCCGGATCCGCAAGGATAC taagGTAGACCCAGAAGGAGCTGAGAAGAACGAAGAAACTGATGCTGCCAACGAACCGGCAGAAGGAGAGGTGTgtgggagggatgaagagagaagtCACACTAGAACCAAG ACGGCAAAGGAGGATGGAATGTGGGAGGAGACGTTCAAGTCGCACACAGACAACAAACCCAATG GCCCTTCCTCCATTAGTCTGGACTTCTCTCTGCCAGGGGTAGAGCACGTCTACGGCATCCCGGAACACGCAGATAGTCTTAAACTCAAAACCACTGA TGGAGGGGATCCATACCGGTTGTTTAACCTAGACGTGTTCCAGTATGAGCTGTTCAACCCCATGGCCCTGTACGGTGCCATCCCTGTCATGCTGTCCCACAGTGCACAGCGCACCATGGGCATCTTCTGGCTCAACGCTGCTGAGACCTGGGTGGACATCAGCTCCAACACTGCCGGCAAG ACTGTGTTTGGCCAGATGCTGGACTATGTTCAGGGTTCCAGTGAGACGCCACAGACAGACGTGCGTTGGATCTCAGAGAGCGGCATCATCGATGTCTTCATCATGCTGGGACCCACTCCCACTGATGTCTTCTCCCAGTACGCGTCACTCACAG GTACCCAGGCCTTCCCTCCCCTGTCTGCACTGGCCTACCACCAGTGCCGCTGGAACTACAATGACCAGGAGGATGTGGCGGCTGTGGACCAGGGCTTTGATGAGCACGACATCCCCTACGACTTTATCTGGCTGGACATAGAGCACACGGACGGCAAGCGCTACTTCACCTGGGACCCTCACAAGTTCCCCCAGCCCAAAGACATGCTGCAGGGCCTGATAGACAAGAGACGCAAG ATGGTGACCATTGTGGACCCCCACATCAAGGTGGACAGCAGCTACAAGATCCACAATGAGATACGCTCCAAAGGCTTCTACGTCAAAAACAAAGATGGTGGAGACTACGAGGGCTGGTGCTGGCCTG GTAATTCTGGTTACCCAGACTTTACCAACCCTGAGATGAGAGCTTGGTGGGCCAGCATGTTCGCCTACGATCAGTATGAG GGATCCATGGAGAACATGTATACATGGAACGATATGAACGAGCCGTCAGTGTTTAACGGACCCGAGGTCACCATGCATAAAGACGCCCTGCACGGGAACTGGGAGAACCGTGACCTCCACAACCTCTACGGACTCTATgtc cAAATGGCCACAGCAGAGGGTCTTATTGAGCGTTCAGGGGGAGTGGAGAGGCCGTTTGTCCTGACCAGAGCCTTCTTCGCTGGCTCCCAGCGCTACGGTGCTGTGTGGACAGGTGATAACACTGCTGAGTGGGACCATCTGAAGATCTCCATCCCCATGTGTCTCAGTCTGGGCCTGGTTGGTGTTTCTTTCTGTGGAG CTGATGTGGGTGGTTTCTTCAAGTCTCCCAGTACTGAGCTCCTGGTGCGTTGGTACCAGACGGGGGCGTACCAGCCGTTCTTCCGGGCCCATGCCCATCTGGACACCCCACGCAGGGAGCCCTGGCTGTTTGGCCCAGAGAACACTGCTCTGATCAGGGAGGCTGTCCGCCAGCGTTACGCCCTCCTGCCTTACTGGTACCAGCTGTTCTACCACGCCCACCACTCTGGCCAGCCTGTCATGAGACCTCTGTGGGTGGAGTATCCTCACGATACGGCCACGTTCTCCACGGATGACCAGTTCCTGCTTG GGAGAGATCTGCTGGTGCACCCTGTGACTGAGGAGGGGGCCAGTGGTGTTACTGCCTACCTGCCTGGAAAAGGAGAG GTCTGGTTTGACGTCCACACGTTCCAGAAATACAACGGAGCCCAGAACCTCTACATCCCTGTCACCATCAGCTCT ATTCCGGTATTTCAGCGCGGTGGTTCAATTATTCCCAGGAAGGCCCGGGTTCGAAGGTCATCATCCTGCATGGAACATGACCCCTACACCTTATTCGTTGCACTCAGCCCCAAG AGATTTGCCCAGGGCGAGCTCTACATAGACGACGGCCACACCTTCAACTTTGACAAACAGAAACAGTTCATCCACAGAAGACTTTCCTTTGCCAATAACGCCCTGTCCTCCAG AAACCTGGCCCCTGGTTCCCAGTTTATCACTCCCTCCTGGATTGAGAAGATTGTCATATTGGGGGCCAGTAAACCCAGCAAGGCCACTCTGAAGACTCCTG ATGGCAAGGAGAGTCTGCTGGAGTTTGAGTTTGATGCCTCTATGTCGGTGTTAACCCTTCGTAAGCCGGGCGTCAACGCAGGGGTGGACTGGACTGTGGTGCTTCAGTAA
- the LOC106604381 gene encoding neutral alpha-glucosidase AB isoform X3 gives MAAFIVRMGPLLVLWLAVFLSGTWAVDRGNFKTCDQSAFCKRQRALKPGQSPYRALLETLELTNTKLTLQLINDNNKVRLLLELYRLQGNMTRVKINELKPLKPRFEVPDVLINDPPTEPLSLLSQDENGVVLSLGADSQWLIVSAKPFRLDIMEGREVLLSLNSRGLLAFEHLRIRKDTKVDPEGAEKNEETDAANEPAEGETAKEDGMWEETFKSHTDNKPNGPSSISLDFSLPGVEHVYGIPEHADSLKLKTTDGGDPYRLFNLDVFQYELFNPMALYGAIPVMLSHSAQRTMGIFWLNAAETWVDISSNTAGKTVFGQMLDYVQGSSETPQTDVRWISESGIIDVFIMLGPTPTDVFSQYASLTGTQAFPPLSALAYHQCRWNYNDQEDVAAVDQGFDEHDIPYDFIWLDIEHTDGKRYFTWDPHKFPQPKDMLQGLIDKRRKMVTIVDPHIKVDSSYKIHNEIRSKGFYVKNKDGGDYEGWCWPGNSGYPDFTNPEMRAWWASMFAYDQYEGSMENMYTWNDMNEPSVFNGPEVTMHKDALHGNWENRDLHNLYGLYVQMATAEGLIERSGGVERPFVLTRAFFAGSQRYGAVWTGDNTAEWDHLKISIPMCLSLGLVGVSFCGADVGGFFKSPSTELLVRWYQTGAYQPFFRAHAHLDTPRREPWLFGPENTALIREAVRQRYALLPYWYQLFYHAHHSGQPVMRPLWVEYPHDTATFSTDDQFLLGRDLLVHPVTEEGASGVTAYLPGKGEVWFDVHTFQKYNGAQNLYIPVTISSIPVFQRGGSIIPRKARVRRSSSCMEHDPYTLFVALSPKRFAQGELYIDDGHTFNFDKQKQFIHRRLSFANNALSSRNLAPGSQFITPSWIEKIVILGASKPSKATLKTPDGKESLLEFEFDASMSVLTLRKPGVNAGVDWTVVLQ, from the exons ATGGCCGCCTTCATAGTAAG GATGGGGCCTCTGTTAGTGTTATGGCTGGCTGTCTTCCTCAGTGGGACCTGGGCGGTGGACCGTGGGAACTTCAAAACCTGTGACCAGAGTGCCTTCTGCAA GCGTCAGCGAGCGTTGAAGCCTGGCCAGTCCCCGTACAGAGCCCTGCTGGAGACCCTGGAGCTCACCAACACTAAACTCACACTGCAGCTCATCAATGACAACAACAAG GTGCGTCTGCTGCTCGAGCTCTATCGTCTCCAGGGCAACATGACCAGGGTGAAGATAAATGAGTTGAAGCCGCTGAAGCCTCGCTTTGAGGTCCCCGATGTGCTCATCAACGACCCTCCCACAGAGCC tcTGTCTCTCCTGTCGCAGGATGAGAATGGGGTGGTTCTGTCTTTGGGGGCAGACTCTCAGTGGCTGATCGTCAGCGCTAAACCGTTCCGATTGGACATCATGGAGGGGCGGGAGGTTCTTCTGTCACTTAATTCCCGTGGTCTGCTGGCCTTCGAGCACCTCCGGATCCGCAAGGATAC taagGTAGACCCAGAAGGAGCTGAGAAGAACGAAGAAACTGATGCTGCCAACGAACCGGCAGAAGGAGAG ACGGCAAAGGAGGATGGAATGTGGGAGGAGACGTTCAAGTCGCACACAGACAACAAACCCAATG GCCCTTCCTCCATTAGTCTGGACTTCTCTCTGCCAGGGGTAGAGCACGTCTACGGCATCCCGGAACACGCAGATAGTCTTAAACTCAAAACCACTGA TGGAGGGGATCCATACCGGTTGTTTAACCTAGACGTGTTCCAGTATGAGCTGTTCAACCCCATGGCCCTGTACGGTGCCATCCCTGTCATGCTGTCCCACAGTGCACAGCGCACCATGGGCATCTTCTGGCTCAACGCTGCTGAGACCTGGGTGGACATCAGCTCCAACACTGCCGGCAAG ACTGTGTTTGGCCAGATGCTGGACTATGTTCAGGGTTCCAGTGAGACGCCACAGACAGACGTGCGTTGGATCTCAGAGAGCGGCATCATCGATGTCTTCATCATGCTGGGACCCACTCCCACTGATGTCTTCTCCCAGTACGCGTCACTCACAG GTACCCAGGCCTTCCCTCCCCTGTCTGCACTGGCCTACCACCAGTGCCGCTGGAACTACAATGACCAGGAGGATGTGGCGGCTGTGGACCAGGGCTTTGATGAGCACGACATCCCCTACGACTTTATCTGGCTGGACATAGAGCACACGGACGGCAAGCGCTACTTCACCTGGGACCCTCACAAGTTCCCCCAGCCCAAAGACATGCTGCAGGGCCTGATAGACAAGAGACGCAAG ATGGTGACCATTGTGGACCCCCACATCAAGGTGGACAGCAGCTACAAGATCCACAATGAGATACGCTCCAAAGGCTTCTACGTCAAAAACAAAGATGGTGGAGACTACGAGGGCTGGTGCTGGCCTG GTAATTCTGGTTACCCAGACTTTACCAACCCTGAGATGAGAGCTTGGTGGGCCAGCATGTTCGCCTACGATCAGTATGAG GGATCCATGGAGAACATGTATACATGGAACGATATGAACGAGCCGTCAGTGTTTAACGGACCCGAGGTCACCATGCATAAAGACGCCCTGCACGGGAACTGGGAGAACCGTGACCTCCACAACCTCTACGGACTCTATgtc cAAATGGCCACAGCAGAGGGTCTTATTGAGCGTTCAGGGGGAGTGGAGAGGCCGTTTGTCCTGACCAGAGCCTTCTTCGCTGGCTCCCAGCGCTACGGTGCTGTGTGGACAGGTGATAACACTGCTGAGTGGGACCATCTGAAGATCTCCATCCCCATGTGTCTCAGTCTGGGCCTGGTTGGTGTTTCTTTCTGTGGAG CTGATGTGGGTGGTTTCTTCAAGTCTCCCAGTACTGAGCTCCTGGTGCGTTGGTACCAGACGGGGGCGTACCAGCCGTTCTTCCGGGCCCATGCCCATCTGGACACCCCACGCAGGGAGCCCTGGCTGTTTGGCCCAGAGAACACTGCTCTGATCAGGGAGGCTGTCCGCCAGCGTTACGCCCTCCTGCCTTACTGGTACCAGCTGTTCTACCACGCCCACCACTCTGGCCAGCCTGTCATGAGACCTCTGTGGGTGGAGTATCCTCACGATACGGCCACGTTCTCCACGGATGACCAGTTCCTGCTTG GGAGAGATCTGCTGGTGCACCCTGTGACTGAGGAGGGGGCCAGTGGTGTTACTGCCTACCTGCCTGGAAAAGGAGAG GTCTGGTTTGACGTCCACACGTTCCAGAAATACAACGGAGCCCAGAACCTCTACATCCCTGTCACCATCAGCTCT ATTCCGGTATTTCAGCGCGGTGGTTCAATTATTCCCAGGAAGGCCCGGGTTCGAAGGTCATCATCCTGCATGGAACATGACCCCTACACCTTATTCGTTGCACTCAGCCCCAAG AGATTTGCCCAGGGCGAGCTCTACATAGACGACGGCCACACCTTCAACTTTGACAAACAGAAACAGTTCATCCACAGAAGACTTTCCTTTGCCAATAACGCCCTGTCCTCCAG AAACCTGGCCCCTGGTTCCCAGTTTATCACTCCCTCCTGGATTGAGAAGATTGTCATATTGGGGGCCAGTAAACCCAGCAAGGCCACTCTGAAGACTCCTG ATGGCAAGGAGAGTCTGCTGGAGTTTGAGTTTGATGCCTCTATGTCGGTGTTAACCCTTCGTAAGCCGGGCGTCAACGCAGGGGTGGACTGGACTGTGGTGCTTCAGTAA